The bacterium genome includes a window with the following:
- a CDS encoding 50S ribosomal protein L23, giving the protein MINKILRRPIVTEKMTIMKDKKKRNGEPLNQYAFEVSKDSNKIEIKAAVEKKFNVKVDSVRTSNVMGKSKVRYTKGGVNYGRSRNWKKAVITLAKDNKIEFVEGA; this is encoded by the coding sequence ATGATCAACAAGATTTTGAGGCGCCCGATCGTCACGGAAAAAATGACGATTATGAAGGATAAGAAAAAAAGAAACGGCGAACCGCTGAACCAATACGCTTTTGAAGTGTCGAAAGATTCCAACAAAATCGAGATCAAAGCGGCGGTTGAGAAAAAATTCAACGTCAAAGTAGACAGCGTCCGCACAAGTAACGTCATGGGCAAAAGCAAAGTTCGTTATACTAAAGGCGGCGTCAACTACGGACGGAGCCGCAACTGGAAAAAAGCAGTGATCACATTGGCTAAGGACAATAAAATCGAATTTGTAGAAGGCGCATAA